In Papaver somniferum cultivar HN1 chromosome 1, ASM357369v1, whole genome shotgun sequence, a genomic segment contains:
- the LOC113312694 gene encoding E3 ubiquitin-protein ligase WAV3-like, translating into MRNEVHDDDEPILRLNGEEEEDADIDLDGGKTEARIFNKQFAPLEECPFKALLELKGIGANEGRLGVDLVTILDISGSMSTLTEEQKKKNEAPKLVKMQLAMQFLVKKLSRVDRLSVVTFNRKAEKLCPLRQITEDSKKEIIDQVNDLKAKSTTNTEAGLKLALKILKDRTRTKNRSVAIMLMTDGIEDAESEAISVPLGNVPVYTFAFGADQCDPEVLSAIAKKSNGGTFSPVPDLDDLSVAFSTALAGLLNVSIEDLTLTVAPLNRSHLNEVNAGNYPKTKQATVMEPVTVTFRSLYDRETRKVLALLTLPKVDARKGIQTYRLVYKYRVNGKNEYDSDTRDINVTRTDKQTDEERPEVLAEEKRIKTASSITAARILADKKKLDEARAELIAAGKSFTQIDAILKSQVDHLILLMVSQETYDEQGSAYARALEASHESQRATALPAGVKSGFEIPLVGEFNKQAKAHSLDPDNYVVPTPEEDKKAVAPPTVEVDEPILDLAHRLAEILKTLDSQAPTKQVDLAKVQEISALSQGLAEKLKELDSQAPSSSS; encoded by the exons ATGAGAAACGAGGTACATGACGATGATGAGCCAATTCTGAGATTGAACGGAGAAG AGGAGGAAGATGCAGATATTGATCTAGATGGTGGAAAAACGGAGGCGAGAATTTTTAACAAGCAGTTTGCACCATTGGAAGAGTGCCCATTTAAGGCGTTGCTGGAGCTCAAGGGTATTGGAGCTAACGAAGGCAGATTAGGCGTCGATCTTGTGACCATCTTAGATATCAGTGGTAGCATGAGTACACTAACTGAGGAGCAGAAAAAGAAGAATGAGGCACCTAAATTAGTAAAAATGCAACTTGCAATGCAGTTTTTGGTCAAGAAACTTAGCCGAGTTGATCGTTTGTCGGTCGTCACTTTCAATAGAAAGGCCGAGAAACTATGCCCACTACGCCAGATAACTGAAGATTCTAAAAAGGAAATTATAGATCAAGTCAATGATTTAAAAGCTAAATCCACCACAAACACTGAAGCTGGCCTTAAACTGGCCTTAAAAATACTGAAAGACCGCACTCGCACCAAAAACCGTAGTGTGGCTATCATGCTTATGACTGATGGGATAGAAGATGCGGAAAGTGAAGCTATCAGTGTCCCACTCGGCAATGTGCCCGTATACACATTCGCTTTTGGTGCTGATCAATGTGATCCCGAG GTGCTTAGTGCAATTGCCAAGAAAAGCAATGGAGGGACATTTTCACCTGTTCCAGACTTGGATGATCTGAGTGTTGCATTCTCCACTGCTTTGGCCGGGCTTCTCAACGTGTCTATTGAGGATCTGACTTTGACGGTCGCACCACTGAATAGGTCCCATCTCAACGAAGTGAATGCTGGAAATTACCCAAAAACAAAGCAGGCCACCGTAATGGAGCCTGTAACTGTTACATTCAGGTCATTATACGACAGAGAAACCCGCAAGGTCCTTGCGTTACTAACTCTCCCAAAGGTTGATGCAAGAAAGGGCATCCAAACTTACCGACTGGTTTACAAGTACAG GGTTAATGGGAAAAATGAATATGATTCTGATACGCGAGATATAAATGTGACCCGCACTGATAAACAAacagatgaagagagaccggAGGTGCTAGCTGAAGAAAAGCGTATCAAAACTGCAAGTTCCATAACAGCAGCCAGAATATTGGCCGACAAAAAGAAGCTTGATGAGGCTAGGGCAGAGCTGATTGCTGCTGGTAAATCATTTACACAGATTGATGCCATACTTAAGTCTCAGGTGGACCACCTCATTCTTCTCATGGTGTCCCAAGAAACCTATGACGAACAAGGGAGTGCTTATGCACGTGCCCTTGAGGCTTCTCATGAATCCCAACGTGCCACAGCTCTCCCTGCTGGTGTTAAGAGTGGGTTCGAAATTCCCCTTGTCGGCGAATTCAACAAACAAGCTAAAGCTCATAGTTTGGATCCCGACAATTATGTAGTGCCCACACCGGAGGAAGATAAGAAAGCCGTCGCTCCTCCAACCGTAGAGGTGGATGAACCTATCCTTGATTTAGCACACCGCCTTGCCGAAATACTCAAAACTCTAGACTCACAGGCACCAACCAAACAGGTGGATCTTGCTAAGGTTCAGGAAATTTCTGCTTTGTCCCAAGGGCTTGCTGAAAAACTAAAAGAACTAGACTCACAGGCTCCATCATCGTCCAGCTAA